A window of the Rhizobium brockwellii genome harbors these coding sequences:
- the araG gene encoding L-arabinose ABC transporter ATP-binding protein AraG gives MAFLEFSNISKGYPGVQALADVSFTVEKGAVHGLMGENGAGKSTLIRVLSGDQAADAGNILIDGEEQRYGSVRDAFHAGVIVIHQELQLVPELTVAENLWLGRFPAKGGVIHSKALIETVRSKLEEIGIDVDPSAKVASLSIGARQMVEIAKAVMLDARVIALDEPTSSLSSRESEILFSLIDRLKAKGTVILYVSHRLDEIFRLCDSLTVLRDGKLAAHHPQIAETTREQIISEMVGREISNVWGWRERALGDVRLEVKGLSGPRLRHPISFSVRQGEILGFFGLIGAGRSEMARLLYGADTRHQGQVTIDGVAVSPNNPKAAINAGMVLCPEDRKFDGIIQGRSIEENIAISSRRHFSPFGILSPRQEAALADRFIAKLRVRTPSRKQDIINLSGGNQQKVILGRWLSEQGIKVLVIDEPTRGIDVGAKSEIYEILYELAAGGMAIVVISSELPEVMGISDRIMVMCQGRVAANVARPHFDERSILTAALPDKNAAGTI, from the coding sequence ATGGCTTTCCTCGAATTCAGCAATATCTCCAAAGGTTATCCCGGCGTGCAGGCGCTGGCGGATGTGTCCTTCACTGTCGAGAAGGGCGCCGTCCACGGCCTGATGGGCGAAAACGGAGCGGGTAAATCGACGCTGATCCGTGTACTGTCCGGCGATCAGGCGGCCGATGCCGGCAACATCCTCATCGACGGCGAGGAGCAGAGATACGGGTCCGTCCGCGACGCCTTCCATGCCGGCGTCATCGTCATCCATCAGGAACTACAGCTCGTTCCGGAGTTGACAGTCGCCGAAAATCTCTGGCTCGGACGCTTTCCGGCCAAGGGCGGCGTCATCCATTCGAAGGCGCTGATCGAGACGGTGCGGTCGAAGCTCGAGGAGATCGGCATCGATGTTGATCCGTCGGCCAAGGTCGCCTCGCTTTCGATCGGTGCGCGGCAGATGGTCGAGATCGCCAAGGCCGTCATGCTCGATGCGCGGGTGATTGCGCTCGACGAGCCGACCTCCTCGCTTTCCTCCCGCGAAAGCGAAATCCTGTTTTCCCTCATCGACAGGCTGAAGGCGAAGGGAACGGTCATTCTCTACGTCTCGCATCGCCTCGACGAGATCTTCCGTCTTTGCGACAGCCTGACGGTGCTGCGCGACGGCAAACTTGCCGCCCACCATCCTCAGATCGCCGAAACCACGCGCGAGCAGATTATCTCGGAAATGGTCGGACGCGAGATCAGCAATGTCTGGGGCTGGCGCGAACGCGCGCTCGGCGACGTGCGACTGGAGGTCAAGGGCCTATCGGGGCCGAGGCTGCGCCATCCAATCAGCTTTTCCGTCCGCCAGGGCGAAATCCTCGGCTTCTTCGGCCTGATCGGCGCCGGCCGCAGCGAGATGGCGCGGCTGCTTTACGGCGCCGACACCAGGCATCAGGGCCAGGTCACGATCGACGGCGTTGCCGTTTCGCCGAACAATCCGAAAGCGGCGATCAATGCCGGCATGGTGCTTTGCCCCGAGGACCGCAAGTTCGACGGCATCATCCAAGGGCGATCGATCGAAGAGAATATCGCGATCTCGTCGCGCCGGCATTTTTCGCCCTTCGGCATTCTGAGCCCCAGACAAGAAGCGGCGCTGGCAGATCGGTTCATCGCCAAGCTTCGGGTGCGGACGCCGTCGCGCAAGCAGGACATCATCAACCTCTCGGGCGGCAACCAGCAGAAGGTCATTCTCGGCCGCTGGTTGTCCGAGCAGGGGATCAAGGTCCTCGTCATCGACGAGCCGACGCGCGGCATCGATGTCGGGGCGAAATCGGAAATCTACGAAATCCTCTACGAGCTTGCGGCCGGCGGCATGGCGATCGTGGTCATATCCAGCGAGTTGCCCGAAGTCATGGGCATTTCCGATCGCATCATGGTGATGTGCCAGGGCAGGGTGGCGGCCAATGTCGCCCGTCCGCATTTCGACGAGCGCAGTATCCTGACGGCAGCGCTGCCCGACAAGAACGCCGCAGGCACCATCTAA
- a CDS encoding arabinose ABC transporter substrate-binding protein produces the protein MRLFKAAVLAGTFAILAAGSAFSADVKIGFIVKQPEEPWFQDEWKFADQAAKEKGFTVVKIGAEDGEKVQSAIDNLGAQGAQGFIICTPDVKLGPGIVAKAEANQLKLMTVDDRLVSADGKPLEDVPHMGISATKIGETVGQAIVDEIKKRGWDMKNVGAVRVSYDQLPTAVDRVEGAMSVLKSAGFPAENIYDAPQAKTDTEAALNAATTVLNKHADVKYWVAFGLNDEAVLGAVRASESVGIPAANVIGVGIGGAESAINEFKKPAATGFFGTVIISPKRHGYETALNMYDWIANDKEPAKLTLTSGSLALRDDYEKVRKDLGIE, from the coding sequence ATGCGCTTGTTCAAAGCAGCCGTTCTGGCTGGCACTTTCGCCATTCTGGCAGCCGGCTCGGCATTTTCCGCGGACGTCAAGATAGGCTTCATCGTCAAGCAGCCTGAGGAGCCTTGGTTTCAGGACGAATGGAAATTCGCCGACCAGGCCGCCAAGGAAAAGGGCTTCACCGTCGTCAAGATCGGCGCCGAAGACGGCGAGAAGGTCCAGTCGGCGATCGATAATCTCGGCGCGCAGGGCGCGCAGGGCTTCATCATCTGCACGCCCGACGTCAAGCTCGGCCCCGGCATCGTCGCCAAGGCCGAAGCCAACCAGCTGAAGCTGATGACGGTCGACGACCGCCTCGTCAGCGCTGACGGCAAGCCGCTGGAAGACGTGCCGCATATGGGCATTTCGGCGACCAAGATCGGCGAGACCGTCGGCCAGGCGATCGTCGACGAAATCAAGAAGCGCGGCTGGGACATGAAGAATGTCGGCGCCGTGCGGGTCTCCTATGACCAGCTGCCGACCGCCGTCGACCGCGTCGAAGGCGCGATGTCGGTGCTGAAGTCCGCCGGCTTCCCGGCCGAAAACATCTATGATGCGCCACAGGCGAAGACGGATACGGAAGCGGCGCTCAACGCGGCCACCACCGTTCTCAACAAGCATGCCGACGTGAAATACTGGGTCGCCTTCGGCCTCAACGACGAAGCCGTCCTCGGCGCCGTCCGTGCTTCCGAATCGGTCGGCATTCCGGCGGCCAACGTCATCGGTGTCGGCATCGGCGGTGCCGAATCGGCGATCAATGAATTCAAGAAGCCGGCGGCGACAGGCTTCTTCGGCACTGTCATCATCTCGCCGAAGCGTCACGGCTATGAGACGGCGCTCAACATGTATGACTGGATCGCCAACGACAAGGAGCCGGCAAAGCTGACGCTGACCTCGGGTTCTCTAGCGCTGCGCGACGATTATGAAAAGGTCCGCAAGGATCTTGGCATCGAGTGA
- a CDS encoding FadR/GntR family transcriptional regulator produces the protein METIERQSGAESRRIERRPRVRRNVTAAIAQDICADRYPAGSPLPRENDLCELYGVSRTVIRESLKVLESKGLVRGKPRIGTTVCDKDDWNILDADVLEWMGPYIKDFDLLGCILEARRTIEPAAAEYAAERASAQEIADLDNAWRQMRDSARDPESFTDADVMFHTVLLTASHNQVFRRLSSAIHAALKYALHASNIGVENREDAVLVHGQLVEALRMRDKAGARECANRMLDLAVRDLAAAEKAIGRTR, from the coding sequence TTGGAAACAATCGAGCGACAGAGCGGGGCCGAAAGCCGCCGCATCGAGCGCCGCCCGCGCGTACGCCGCAACGTCACGGCGGCGATCGCTCAGGATATCTGTGCGGATCGCTATCCCGCGGGCTCGCCGCTGCCCCGCGAGAACGATCTCTGCGAACTCTATGGCGTCAGCCGCACCGTCATTCGCGAATCGCTGAAAGTGCTGGAATCCAAAGGCCTTGTCCGTGGCAAGCCGCGCATCGGAACCACCGTCTGCGATAAGGACGACTGGAATATCCTGGACGCTGACGTGCTTGAATGGATGGGTCCCTATATCAAGGATTTCGACCTGCTCGGCTGCATTCTCGAAGCCCGCCGCACCATCGAGCCGGCAGCCGCCGAATATGCCGCCGAGCGCGCCAGCGCCCAGGAGATCGCCGATCTCGACAATGCCTGGCGGCAGATGCGCGACAGCGCCCGCGACCCGGAAAGCTTCACCGATGCCGACGTCATGTTCCACACGGTGCTGCTCACCGCCAGCCACAATCAGGTCTTTCGCCGGCTGTCGAGCGCCATTCACGCGGCGCTGAAATATGCGCTGCATGCCTCCAATATCGGTGTCGAGAACCGCGAGGATGCGGTGCTCGTTCACGGTCAGCTGGTCGAGGCCCTGCGCATGCGCGACAAGGCGGGCGCCCGTGAATGCGCCAACCGCATGCTCGATCTTGCGGTGCGCGATCTAGCCGCCGCCGAAAAAGCGATCGGCAGAACGAGATGA
- the dgoD gene encoding galactonate dehydratase, which produces MKITKLTTYIVPPRWLFLKVETDEGIVGWGEPVVEGRALTVQAAVHELEDYLIGKDPFLIEDHWTVMYRGGFYRGGAVHMSAISGIDQALWDIKGKALGQPIHSLLGGQLRDRIKVYSWIGGDRPSDVANNAKEVVARGFKAIKLNGCEEMQIVDTNEKVEKAVETIAAIREAIGPHIGIGVDFHGRVHKPMAKVLAKELDPYKLMFIEEPVLSENKEALRDIVNHTSTPIALGERLFSRWDFKQVLSDGYVDIIQPDLSHAGGITECRKIAAMAEAYDVALAPHCPLGPIALAACLQVDAVSYNAFIQEQSLGIHYNKGNDILDYISNKEVFQYADGFVSIPQGPGLGIEVDETYVIERAKEGHRWRNPIWRHADGSFAEW; this is translated from the coding sequence ATGAAGATCACCAAACTCACCACCTATATCGTTCCACCGCGCTGGCTGTTTTTGAAGGTCGAGACCGACGAGGGCATCGTCGGCTGGGGTGAACCTGTTGTCGAAGGCCGCGCTCTCACCGTTCAGGCCGCCGTCCATGAGCTGGAAGACTACCTGATCGGCAAGGACCCCTTCTTGATCGAGGACCACTGGACCGTGATGTATCGCGGCGGCTTCTATCGCGGCGGCGCCGTCCACATGAGCGCGATCTCGGGCATCGACCAGGCGCTGTGGGACATCAAAGGCAAGGCGCTCGGCCAGCCGATCCATTCCCTGCTCGGCGGCCAGCTCCGTGATCGCATCAAGGTCTATTCCTGGATCGGCGGCGATCGTCCCTCGGATGTCGCCAACAATGCCAAGGAAGTGGTTGCCCGTGGTTTCAAGGCGATCAAGCTCAATGGCTGCGAGGAAATGCAGATCGTCGACACCAACGAGAAGGTGGAGAAAGCAGTCGAGACCATCGCCGCCATCCGTGAGGCAATCGGCCCGCATATCGGTATCGGCGTCGATTTCCACGGCCGCGTCCACAAGCCGATGGCGAAGGTTCTCGCCAAGGAGCTCGATCCCTACAAGCTGATGTTCATCGAAGAGCCGGTGCTTTCCGAAAACAAGGAAGCGCTGCGCGATATCGTCAATCATACGTCGACGCCGATCGCGCTCGGCGAGCGGCTCTTTTCGCGCTGGGACTTCAAGCAGGTTCTGTCCGACGGCTATGTCGACATCATCCAGCCGGATCTGTCCCATGCCGGCGGCATCACCGAATGCCGCAAGATCGCGGCGATGGCCGAAGCCTATGACGTGGCGCTGGCGCCGCATTGCCCGCTGGGTCCGATCGCGCTCGCCGCCTGCCTGCAGGTCGATGCCGTCAGCTACAATGCCTTTATCCAGGAACAGAGCCTCGGCATCCACTACAACAAGGGCAACGACATCCTCGACTACATCTCCAACAAGGAGGTGTTCCAGTATGCCGATGGTTTCGTCTCGATCCCGCAGGGTCCGGGTCTCGGCATCGAGGTCGACGAAACCTATGTCATCGAGCGCGCGAAGGAAGGTCACCGCTGGCGCAACCCGATCTGGCGGCACGCCGACGGCAGCTTCGCCGAGTGGTGA
- a CDS encoding DoxX family protein codes for MARAIAIIVARIIFSFVFFMAAGFKFADIGATAGYITAAGFPMATFLAWVAAFFEIALALAFISGAFFTEASFLAAIYVIFLAFAFHGPSHWQQNQAEFGFFIDHFTFLAGLLFAAVHGPEKWALKQTLLR; via the coding sequence ATGGCCAGAGCAATCGCAATCATCGTCGCCCGCATCATCTTCAGCTTCGTCTTCTTCATGGCCGCCGGCTTCAAGTTCGCCGATATCGGTGCGACGGCCGGCTATATCACCGCTGCCGGCTTTCCGATGGCGACATTCCTTGCCTGGGTCGCCGCCTTCTTCGAGATCGCGCTGGCGCTCGCTTTTATATCAGGGGCCTTCTTCACCGAGGCCAGCTTTCTCGCAGCCATCTATGTGATCTTCCTCGCTTTCGCCTTCCACGGTCCGTCCCATTGGCAACAGAACCAGGCCGAATTCGGATTCTTCATCGATCACTTTACCTTCCTCGCCGGTCTGCTCTTTGCCGCCGTCCACGGGCCTGAGAAATGGGCGTTGAAGCAAACCCTTCTAAGATAA
- a CDS encoding SDR family oxidoreductase, which produces MELKEKIALVTGAGSGIGKAAALRLAAEGARVASLSRTADEVEKTCAEIKAAGGQSIALTADTSDEAQMRGAVAQLADTFGGLDIVVANAGINGVWAPIDDLKPDEWDKTIAVNLRGTYLTLHLTVPHLKRHGGSIIVVSSINGTRTFTTPGATAYSATKAGQVAMVQQLALELGRHGIRVNAVCPGEIETNIRANTDSRHREETEVPVIWPEGDIPIAGGKAGKSEDVAETILFLASERARHITGTPIWIDGGQGLLR; this is translated from the coding sequence ATGGAGCTGAAGGAAAAGATCGCATTGGTAACAGGCGCCGGTTCGGGCATCGGCAAAGCGGCCGCGTTGCGGCTCGCCGCCGAGGGGGCAAGGGTGGCCTCACTGAGCCGCACCGCCGACGAGGTCGAAAAGACCTGCGCCGAAATCAAGGCCGCCGGCGGCCAGTCGATCGCGTTGACGGCAGATACCAGCGACGAAGCTCAAATGCGGGGCGCCGTCGCGCAACTGGCCGACACCTTCGGCGGTCTCGACATCGTTGTCGCCAATGCTGGGATCAACGGTGTCTGGGCGCCGATCGACGATCTCAAGCCGGATGAATGGGACAAGACGATCGCCGTCAATCTGCGCGGCACCTATCTGACGCTGCATCTGACGGTTCCGCATCTGAAGCGCCATGGCGGTTCGATCATCGTCGTCTCTTCGATCAACGGCACCCGTACCTTCACCACACCGGGCGCCACCGCCTACAGCGCAACCAAGGCCGGCCAGGTCGCCATGGTCCAGCAGCTCGCCCTCGAACTCGGCCGGCACGGCATCCGCGTCAATGCCGTCTGCCCCGGCGAGATCGAGACCAATATCAGAGCCAATACCGACAGCCGCCACCGCGAGGAAACGGAGGTTCCAGTTATCTGGCCTGAGGGCGATATTCCGATTGCTGGCGGCAAGGCAGGCAAGAGCGAGGATGTCGCCGAAACAATCCTTTTCCTCGCATCCGAGCGCGCCCGACACATCACCGGTACGCCGATCTGGATCGACGGCGGCCAGGGTCTGCTGCGATAG
- a CDS encoding adenylate/guanylate cyclase domain-containing protein: MDYSDVSTIAAWITEQGLKGASEAELMTGFCSACRDAGLPLDRGLALMDTLHPVHEGRAFRWDSVEEVQTEFEYGPTISGEAASNWQRSAFFHLWSRNEREIRRRLGFGDPIDFSMLDTIAEAGHTDFVAMVHRFSEAGTIGEMDCFFSHFATKHPEGFSDHDLAILRKLVPVLGLAIKCIALGRIARTIAEVYLGEDAARQVMEGKISRGKSERISAALWFSDLLNYTKISDSVPPEEIIPLLNDYSEAVITAVHESGGNVLKLIGDGVLAIFKGEVPAETCRAALSAESLLREKLTTLNAARAADGRATTDVYIGLHIGDVFYGNIGSQDRLDFTVIGPAVNEVSRIASMCRSVDLNLLISSDFAAVIPEQQRTALACVGRYALRGVQRAQELYTLDSARLNG, from the coding sequence ATGGATTACAGCGACGTCAGCACGATTGCAGCCTGGATCACGGAGCAGGGACTGAAGGGCGCTTCGGAAGCCGAGTTGATGACCGGTTTCTGCTCGGCTTGCAGGGATGCCGGCCTGCCGCTCGACCGTGGTCTGGCGCTGATGGATACGCTGCATCCGGTGCATGAGGGCCGCGCTTTCCGCTGGGATAGCGTCGAGGAAGTCCAGACCGAATTCGAATATGGTCCGACGATCTCGGGGGAGGCGGCGTCGAACTGGCAGCGTTCGGCCTTCTTTCATCTTTGGTCTCGCAACGAACGGGAGATACGCCGGCGTCTCGGCTTCGGCGATCCGATCGATTTCTCCATGCTCGATACGATCGCTGAAGCCGGCCACACGGATTTCGTGGCGATGGTGCATCGTTTTTCCGAGGCCGGCACGATCGGCGAGATGGATTGCTTCTTCTCGCATTTCGCGACGAAACATCCTGAGGGCTTTTCCGATCACGACCTCGCCATCCTGCGCAAGCTGGTGCCGGTGTTGGGGCTGGCGATCAAATGCATCGCGCTCGGGCGTATCGCCCGCACCATCGCGGAGGTCTATCTCGGCGAGGACGCCGCGCGCCAGGTGATGGAAGGCAAGATCAGCCGCGGCAAATCGGAACGGATTTCCGCAGCGCTCTGGTTTTCCGATCTGCTGAACTACACCAAGATCTCCGATAGCGTGCCGCCGGAGGAGATCATCCCGCTGCTCAACGACTATAGCGAGGCGGTGATCACGGCGGTCCACGAGTCCGGCGGCAACGTGCTGAAACTGATCGGCGACGGTGTGCTCGCCATCTTTAAGGGCGAGGTGCCGGCGGAGACATGTCGTGCGGCGCTGAGCGCTGAATCGTTGCTGCGGGAAAAGCTGACCACGCTGAATGCTGCGCGTGCGGCCGACGGCCGGGCGACGACCGACGTCTATATCGGCCTGCATATCGGCGATGTCTTCTACGGCAATATCGGCAGCCAGGACCGCTTGGACTTCACCGTCATCGGACCTGCCGTCAACGAGGTCAGCCGGATCGCCTCGATGTGTCGTTCCGTCGATCTCAACCTGTTGATCTCCTCCGATTTCGCCGCGGTGATACCGGAGCAGCAGCGTACCGCACTCGCCTGCGTCGGACGCTATGCGTTGCGGGGCGTGCAGCGCGCGCAGGAACTGTATACCCTCGACAGCGCCCGGCTGAACGGCTGA